A single region of the Pseudomonas solani genome encodes:
- a CDS encoding DNA-3-methyladenine glycosylase I, whose amino-acid sequence MPRCFWCNDDPLYIDYHDTEWGVPQRDPQGLFEMLLLEGFQAGLSWITVLRKRERYREVMFGFDAQRLARMSDEEIEERMQDPGIIRNLAKLKAARQNAQAWLRLEDPVKLLWSFVGGVPRINHFVGRGEVPAVTPEAEAMSKALKKAGFTFVGPTICYAFMQACGMVMDHTTDCDRYSALKG is encoded by the coding sequence ATGCCCCGCTGCTTCTGGTGCAACGACGACCCGCTCTACATCGACTACCACGACACCGAATGGGGCGTGCCCCAGCGTGACCCGCAGGGGCTCTTCGAGATGCTGCTGCTGGAAGGCTTCCAGGCCGGGCTGTCGTGGATCACCGTGCTGAGGAAGCGCGAGCGCTACCGCGAGGTGATGTTCGGCTTCGACGCCCAGCGCCTGGCGCGCATGAGCGACGAGGAGATCGAGGAACGCATGCAGGACCCGGGCATCATCCGCAACCTCGCCAAGCTAAAGGCCGCGCGGCAGAACGCCCAGGCCTGGCTGCGCCTGGAAGACCCGGTGAAGCTGCTCTGGTCCTTCGTCGGCGGGGTGCCGCGCATCAATCACTTCGTCGGGCGTGGCGAGGTGCCGGCGGTCACGCCCGAGGCCGAAGCCATGAGCAAGGCGCTCAAGAAGGCCGGCTTCACCTTCGTCGGCCCGACCATCTGCTATGCCTTCATGCAGGCCTGCGGCATGGTCATGGACCACACCACCGACTGCGATCGCTACTCGGCGCTGAAGGGCTGA
- a CDS encoding lysophospholipid acyltransferase, giving the protein MEKFKGALVVGFLRLFALLPWGVVQRLGAAIGWLMWRLPNRSREVVRINLSKCFPELNAAELNERTRLSLMDIGRTLTESACAWIWPAQKSIGLVREVEGLDVLQEALASGKGVVGITSHLGNWEVLNHFYCDQCKPIIFYRPPKLKAVDELLRKQRVQLGNRVAPSTREGILSVIKEVRKGGAVGIPADPEPSLSSGLFVPFLGTTALTSKFVHGMLSGGKARGVFLHALRLPDGSGFKVILEAAPEAMYSEDVETSVAAMSAVVERYVRTYPTQYMWSMKRFKKRPEGEKRWY; this is encoded by the coding sequence GTGGAGAAGTTCAAAGGCGCGCTGGTCGTGGGATTCCTGCGGCTCTTCGCTCTCCTGCCCTGGGGCGTGGTCCAGCGCCTGGGCGCCGCCATCGGCTGGCTGATGTGGCGCCTGCCCAACCGCTCGCGCGAGGTGGTGCGCATCAACCTGTCCAAGTGCTTCCCCGAGTTGAACGCGGCCGAGCTGAACGAGCGCACCCGCCTGAGCCTGATGGACATCGGCCGCACCCTGACCGAGAGCGCCTGCGCCTGGATCTGGCCGGCGCAGAAATCCATCGGCCTGGTGCGCGAGGTGGAGGGCCTGGACGTGCTGCAGGAGGCGCTGGCCAGCGGCAAGGGCGTGGTGGGCATCACCAGCCACCTTGGCAACTGGGAAGTGCTCAACCACTTCTATTGCGACCAGTGCAAACCGATCATCTTCTACCGCCCGCCGAAGCTGAAGGCGGTGGACGAGCTGCTGCGCAAGCAGCGCGTGCAGCTGGGCAACCGTGTGGCCCCTTCCACCCGTGAAGGCATCCTCAGTGTCATCAAGGAAGTGCGCAAGGGCGGTGCCGTGGGCATTCCGGCCGACCCCGAGCCGAGCCTTTCCAGCGGCCTGTTCGTTCCCTTCCTGGGCACCACCGCGCTGACCAGCAAGTTCGTCCACGGCATGCTTTCCGGCGGCAAGGCCCGCGGGGTGTTCCTGCATGCGCTGCGCCTGCCCGATGGCTCCGGCTTCAAGGTGATCCTCGAGGCCGCGCCCGAGGCCATGTACAGCGAGGACGTCGAGACCTCGGTCGCCGCGATGAGCGCTGTGGTCGAGCGCTACGTGCGCACCTACCCGACCCAGTACATGTGGAGCATGAAGCGCTTCAAGAAGCGCCCCGAAGGGGAGAAACGCTGGTATTGA
- a CDS encoding PilZ domain-containing protein: protein MSNQRQYPRTPMKCRIKISHESFGEILAQTRDLSDGGVYVRHPDLVALPLGTIVTGQVQDLPFEAPVLQMEIMRADVEGVGLRFIDR, encoded by the coding sequence ATGTCGAACCAGCGGCAGTACCCGCGCACTCCGATGAAGTGCCGGATCAAGATCAGTCACGAAAGCTTCGGCGAAATACTCGCCCAGACCCGCGACCTCTCCGATGGTGGTGTCTACGTGCGCCACCCCGATCTCGTCGCCCTGCCCCTGGGCACCATCGTCACCGGCCAGGTCCAGGACCTGCCCTTCGAGGCGCCGGTCTTGCAGATGGAGATCATGCGCGCGGATGTCGAAGGCGTCGGCCTGCGCTTCATCGATCGCTGA
- a CDS encoding tetratricopeptide repeat protein, with protein sequence MLEGLERMLAKGNDNSLLRFGLGKGYLDQGDAARAAEHLKACVAFDAKYSAAWKLLGKALQQAGDDEGARQAWTQGLQAAQAQGDKQAEKEMTVFLKRLDRQAAPR encoded by the coding sequence ATGCTCGAAGGACTGGAGAGGATGCTCGCCAAGGGCAACGACAATTCGCTGCTGCGCTTCGGCCTCGGCAAGGGCTACCTCGACCAGGGCGACGCTGCCCGGGCCGCCGAGCACCTGAAGGCCTGCGTGGCCTTCGACGCCAAGTACTCGGCGGCCTGGAAGCTGCTCGGCAAGGCCCTGCAACAGGCAGGGGACGACGAGGGGGCACGTCAGGCCTGGACCCAGGGACTGCAAGCGGCCCAGGCCCAGGGCGACAAGCAGGCGGAGAAGGAGATGACGGTGTTCCTCAAGCGTCTCGACCGCCAGGCAGCGCCCCGTTGA
- the trkA gene encoding Trk system potassium transporter TrkA, with amino-acid sequence MKIIILGAGQVGGTLAEHLSGEANDITVVDTDAERLRDLGDRLDIRTVQGRGSFPTVLRQAGADDADMLVAVTNSDEVNMVACQVAYTLFHTPTKIARVREAAYLTRAGLFDNEAIPVDVLISPEQVVTNYIKRLIEYPGALQVIDFAEGKAQLVGVKAYYGGPLVGQELRQLRQHMPNVDTRVAAIFRRNRPITPQGDTVIEADDEVFFIAAKAHIRAVMSEMRRLEDSYKRVVIAGGGHIGERLAEAIESRYQVKIIEMNPARCRYLSDTLDSTVVLQGSASDRDLLVEENINDADIFLALTNDDEANIMSSLLAKRLGARKVMTIINNPAYVDLVQGGDIDIAISPQLATIGTLLTHVRRGDIVSVHSLRRGAAEAIEAIAHGDAKSSKVVGRMIEDIALPPGTTIGAIIRNDEVLIAHDDTVIESGDHVILFLVDKKYIRDAERLFQVGLTFF; translated from the coding sequence GTGAAGATCATCATCCTCGGTGCGGGACAGGTCGGCGGCACCCTCGCCGAGCACCTCTCCGGCGAAGCCAACGACATCACGGTGGTGGACACCGACGCTGAGCGCCTGCGCGACCTCGGCGACCGCCTCGACATCCGCACCGTGCAGGGGCGCGGCTCCTTCCCCACCGTGCTGCGCCAGGCCGGTGCCGACGACGCCGACATGCTGGTGGCAGTGACCAACAGCGACGAGGTCAACATGGTGGCCTGCCAGGTCGCCTACACCCTGTTCCATACCCCGACCAAGATCGCCCGCGTGCGCGAAGCGGCCTACCTGACCCGCGCCGGCCTGTTCGACAACGAAGCCATTCCGGTGGACGTGCTGATCAGCCCCGAGCAGGTGGTGACCAACTACATCAAGCGCCTGATCGAATACCCCGGCGCGCTGCAGGTGATCGACTTCGCCGAGGGCAAGGCCCAACTGGTGGGCGTCAAGGCCTACTACGGCGGCCCGCTGGTAGGCCAGGAGCTGCGCCAGCTGCGCCAGCACATGCCCAACGTCGACACCCGCGTTGCCGCGATCTTCCGCCGCAACCGGCCGATCACGCCCCAGGGCGATACGGTGATCGAGGCCGACGACGAGGTCTTCTTCATCGCCGCCAAGGCGCACATCCGCGCCGTGATGAGCGAGATGCGCCGCCTCGAGGACAGCTACAAGCGGGTGGTCATCGCCGGTGGCGGCCACATCGGCGAGCGCCTGGCGGAGGCCATCGAGAGCCGCTACCAGGTGAAGATCATCGAGATGAACCCGGCCCGCTGCCGCTACCTCTCCGACACCCTCGACAGCACCGTGGTGCTGCAGGGCAGCGCCTCCGACCGCGACCTGCTGGTGGAAGAGAACATTAACGATGCCGACATCTTCCTGGCGCTGACCAACGACGACGAGGCCAACATCATGTCCTCGCTGCTGGCCAAGCGCCTGGGCGCGCGCAAGGTGATGACCATCATCAACAACCCCGCCTACGTCGACCTGGTGCAGGGCGGCGATATCGACATCGCCATCAGCCCGCAGCTGGCCACCATCGGCACCCTGCTGACCCACGTGCGCCGCGGCGACATCGTCAGCGTGCACTCCCTGCGCCGGGGCGCGGCGGAAGCCATCGAGGCCATCGCCCACGGCGACGCCAAGTCGAGCAAGGTGGTGGGCCGCATGATCGAGGACATCGCCCTGCCGCCGGGCACCACCATCGGCGCCATCATCCGCAACGACGAGGTGCTGATCGCCCACGACGACACGGTGATCGAGTCCGGCGACCACGTGATCCTGTTCCTCGTCGACAAGAAGTACATCCGTGATGCCGAGCGCCTGTTCCAGGTCGGGCTGACGTTCTTCTAA
- the rsmB gene encoding 16S rRNA (cytosine(967)-C(5))-methyltransferase RsmB, with amino-acid sequence MNPRLAAARALTAVLSGKASLGGSLPAQLDKVDPRDRGLAQDLAFGAARWQPRLSALAERLLQKPFKSADKDVEALLLVGLYQLFYSRIPAHAAIGETVGAAEKLKKPWAKGLLNAVLRNAQRDGEAIFAELERDPMVRTAHPRWLQKALKAAWPEHWEAICAANNAHPPLILRVNRRHGERDAYLAELRQAGIEAEPCAFSRDGIRLLEARDVKTLPGFADGRVSVQDEAAQLAADLLELAPGQRVLDACCAPGGKTCHLLEAEPGLADVVAVDLEESRLVRVRENLQRLGLHATLIAADGRDIAAWWDGKPFQRILLDAPCSATGVIRRHPDIKLTRQAEDIPALAQLQGELLDALWPTLEVGGVLVYATCSTLPMENSDNIATFLARTPGARELDIAGSFGLKQPHGRQLLAQEDGHDGFYYAKLIKIAASPRG; translated from the coding sequence ATGAATCCGCGTCTCGCCGCCGCCCGCGCGCTGACCGCCGTCCTCTCCGGCAAGGCCTCGCTGGGCGGCAGCCTGCCCGCACAGCTGGACAAGGTCGACCCGCGCGACCGTGGCCTTGCCCAGGACCTCGCCTTCGGCGCCGCCCGTTGGCAGCCCCGCCTCTCGGCCCTGGCCGAGCGCCTGCTGCAGAAGCCGTTCAAGAGCGCCGACAAGGATGTGGAGGCGTTGCTGCTGGTCGGCCTCTACCAGCTGTTCTACAGCCGCATCCCCGCCCACGCCGCCATCGGTGAAACCGTGGGTGCCGCCGAGAAGTTGAAGAAGCCCTGGGCCAAGGGCCTGCTCAATGCCGTGCTGCGTAATGCCCAACGTGACGGCGAGGCGATCTTCGCCGAGCTGGAGCGCGACCCCATGGTGCGCACCGCCCACCCACGCTGGCTGCAGAAGGCGCTCAAGGCGGCCTGGCCCGAACACTGGGAAGCGATCTGCGCCGCCAACAACGCGCACCCGCCGCTGATCCTGCGGGTCAACCGCCGTCACGGCGAGCGCGACGCCTACCTCGCCGAACTGCGCCAGGCCGGCATCGAGGCCGAGCCCTGCGCGTTCAGCCGCGACGGCATCCGCCTGCTCGAAGCCCGTGACGTGAAGACCCTGCCCGGCTTCGCCGACGGCCGCGTCAGCGTGCAGGACGAAGCCGCGCAGCTGGCCGCCGACCTGCTCGAACTCGCCCCCGGCCAGCGCGTGCTCGACGCCTGCTGCGCCCCTGGCGGCAAGACCTGTCACCTGCTGGAGGCCGAGCCCGGCCTGGCCGACGTGGTGGCCGTGGACCTGGAAGAGAGCCGCCTGGTGCGGGTGCGCGAAAACCTCCAGCGCCTCGGCCTGCACGCCACGCTGATCGCTGCCGATGGTCGCGATATCGCTGCCTGGTGGGACGGCAAGCCGTTCCAGCGCATCCTCCTGGACGCGCCCTGCTCGGCCACCGGCGTGATCCGCCGCCACCCAGACATCAAGCTGACCCGCCAGGCCGAGGACATCCCCGCCCTGGCGCAGCTGCAGGGCGAGTTGCTCGACGCCCTGTGGCCCACACTCGAAGTGGGCGGCGTGCTCGTGTACGCCACCTGCTCCACGCTGCCGATGGAAAACAGCGATAACATCGCCACCTTCCTCGCCCGCACCCCTGGCGCGCGCGAACTGGACATCGCCGGCAGCTTCGGCCTCAAGCAGCCCCACGGGCGCCAACTGCTGGCCCAGGAAGACGGCCACGACGGCTTCTACTATGCCAAGCTGATAAAGATCGCCGCCTCACCGCGCGGCTAA
- the fmt gene encoding methionyl-tRNA formyltransferase gives MTQALRLVFAGTPEFAAEHLKALLDTPHSIVAVYTQPDRPAGRGQKLMPSPVKQLALQHGIPVMQPPTLRDADAQAELKALGADLMVVVAYGLILPQVVLDTPRLGCINSHASLLPRWRGAAPIQRAVQAGDAESGVTVMQMEAGLDTGPMLLKVVTPITADDTGGSLHDRLAALGPQAVVQAIGQLAAGTLVGEVQDDALATYAHKLNKDEARIDWSRPADELERLVRAFNPWPICHSTLGGEPLKVLAAQLGEGQGQPGQILAASKDGLTVACGSGALRLTRLQLPGGKPLSFADLFNSRREQFAAGLVLGA, from the coding sequence ATGACCCAAGCACTGCGCCTCGTCTTCGCCGGCACCCCGGAGTTCGCCGCCGAGCACCTCAAGGCCCTGCTCGACACGCCGCACAGTATCGTCGCCGTCTACACCCAGCCGGATCGCCCGGCAGGCCGTGGCCAGAAGCTGATGCCGAGCCCGGTCAAGCAACTCGCCCTGCAGCACGGCATCCCCGTGATGCAGCCGCCGACCCTGCGTGACGCCGATGCCCAGGCCGAGCTCAAGGCCCTCGGTGCCGACCTGATGGTGGTGGTCGCCTACGGCCTGATCCTGCCCCAGGTGGTGCTCGACACCCCGCGCCTCGGCTGCATCAACAGCCATGCCTCGCTGCTGCCGCGCTGGCGTGGCGCCGCGCCGATCCAGCGTGCGGTGCAGGCCGGCGATGCCGAGAGCGGCGTCACCGTGATGCAGATGGAAGCGGGCCTGGACACCGGGCCGATGCTGCTCAAGGTGGTCACCCCGATCACCGCCGACGACACCGGCGGCAGCCTCCACGACCGCCTCGCCGCCCTCGGCCCGCAAGCCGTGGTGCAGGCCATCGGGCAACTCGCCGCCGGCACCCTGGTGGGCGAGGTGCAGGACGATGCCCTGGCCACCTACGCACACAAGCTCAACAAGGACGAAGCCCGCATCGACTGGAGCCGCCCGGCCGATGAGCTGGAGCGCCTGGTGCGCGCCTTCAACCCCTGGCCGATCTGCCACAGCACCCTCGGCGGCGAGCCGCTGAAGGTACTGGCGGCCCAGCTCGGCGAAGGCCAGGGCCAGCCGGGGCAGATCCTCGCCGCCAGCAAGGACGGCCTGACCGTGGCCTGCGGCAGTGGTGCCCTGCGCTTGACCCGCCTGCAACTGCCCGGCGGCAAGCCACTGAGTTTCGCCGACCTGTTCAACAGCCGCCGCGAGCAGTTCGCCGCCGGCCTGGTGCTCGGCGCATGA
- the def gene encoding peptide deformylase, whose translation MAILNILEFPDPRLRTIAKPVDVVDDAVRQLIDDMFETMYDAPGIGLAATQVNVHKRVVVMDLSEDKSEPMVFINPEFESLTDEMDQYQEGCLSVPGFYENVDRPQKVRIKALDRDGKPYELIAEGLLAVCIQHECDHLNGKLFVDYLSTLKRDRIKKKLEKQHRQQA comes from the coding sequence ATGGCGATCCTGAACATCCTCGAATTTCCCGATCCACGCCTGCGTACCATCGCCAAACCGGTGGACGTGGTGGACGACGCTGTGCGCCAGTTGATCGACGACATGTTCGAAACCATGTACGACGCACCGGGTATCGGCCTCGCCGCGACCCAGGTCAACGTGCACAAGCGCGTGGTGGTGATGGACCTGTCCGAAGACAAGTCCGAGCCCATGGTCTTCATCAACCCCGAGTTCGAATCCCTGACCGACGAGATGGACCAGTACCAGGAAGGCTGCCTGTCAGTCCCGGGCTTCTACGAGAACGTCGACCGTCCGCAGAAGGTGCGCATCAAGGCCCTGGACCGCGACGGCAAGCCCTACGAACTGATCGCCGAGGGGCTGCTCGCGGTGTGCATCCAGCACGAGTGCGACCACCTCAACGGCAAGCTGTTCGTCGATTACCTGTCGACGCTCAAGCGTGACCGGATCAAGAAGAAGCTGGAAAAGCAGCACCGCCAGCAGGCTTGA
- a CDS encoding LysM peptidoglycan-binding domain-containing protein — protein MRKSLLALLLLAASGLAQAAVELKEGHPEHYTVVRGDTLWDISGKFLREPWKWPEIWHANPQIENPHLIYPGDSLSLVYVDGQPRLMLDRGASRGTIKLSPQVRSTPMAEAIPTIPLEAINSFLLSNRIVDTPDQFNGAPYIVAGNAERVVSGAGDRVYARGSFDEQNPTYGIFRQGKTYIDPETKEFLGINADDIGGGDLVAQEGDVATMTLTRSTQEVRLGDRLFPTEQRSVNSTFMPSAPSTDIKGVILDVPRGVNQIGQFDVVTINKGKRDGLVEGNVLAVYKTGEIVRDRVTGESVKIPDERAGLLMVFRTYDKLSYGLILAASRQLAVMDKVHNP, from the coding sequence ATGAGGAAATCACTACTCGCCCTGCTGCTCCTTGCTGCCAGTGGGCTGGCACAGGCTGCGGTGGAACTCAAGGAAGGCCACCCGGAGCACTACACGGTAGTGCGTGGGGATACCCTCTGGGATATCTCGGGCAAGTTCCTGCGCGAACCCTGGAAGTGGCCGGAAATCTGGCACGCCAACCCGCAGATCGAGAACCCGCACCTGATCTACCCGGGCGACAGCCTGAGCCTCGTCTATGTCGATGGCCAGCCTCGCCTGATGCTGGATCGCGGCGCATCCCGTGGCACCATCAAGCTGTCGCCCCAGGTGCGCAGCACGCCGATGGCCGAAGCCATTCCGACCATCCCGCTGGAAGCCATCAACAGCTTCCTGCTGAGCAACCGCATCGTCGACACGCCCGACCAGTTCAACGGCGCGCCCTATATCGTCGCCGGCAACGCCGAGCGCGTGGTCAGCGGCGCCGGTGATCGCGTCTATGCACGCGGCAGCTTCGACGAGCAGAACCCCACCTACGGCATCTTCCGTCAGGGCAAGACCTACATCGACCCCGAGACCAAGGAATTCCTCGGCATCAACGCCGACGACATCGGTGGCGGTGACCTGGTGGCCCAGGAAGGCGACGTGGCGACCATGACCCTCACCCGTTCGACCCAGGAAGTCCGTCTGGGTGATCGCCTGTTCCCGACCGAACAGCGCTCGGTGAACTCCACCTTCATGCCCAGTGCTCCGAGCACCGACATCAAGGGTGTGATCCTCGACGTGCCCCGTGGCGTGAACCAGATCGGCCAGTTCGATGTGGTGACCATCAACAAGGGCAAGCGCGACGGCCTGGTGGAAGGCAACGTACTGGCGGTCTACAAGACCGGCGAGATCGTGCGTGACCGCGTCACCGGTGAATCGGTGAAGATCCCCGACGAGCGTGCCGGCCTGCTGATGGTGTTCCGCACCTACGACAAGCTCAGCTACGGCCTGATCCTGGCGGCCAGCCGACAGCTGGCGGTGATGGACAAGGTGCACAATCCCTAA
- the dprA gene encoding DNA-processing protein DprA, giving the protein MPPASPAEIEARLRLHSLPELGPQRFRVLIDAFGSASAALSAPAAAWRSLRLPEACAGPRRSEEVRNCAARSLAWLEQEGNHLLMWDDPRYPALLAQLNDAPPLLFVRGAPALLERPQLAMVGSRRASRAGLDTAHAFARSLAAGGFCITSGLALGIDGAAHRGALDAGGHTVAVLGTGLERIYPSRHQALATAIVESGGALVSELPLDCAPQASNFPRRNRIISGLSLGVLVVEASPSSGSLITARLAVEQGREVYAIPGSIHHPGARGCHQLIRDGAVLVETVGHVLEALRGWQVVAPEPRAALLDHPLLDLLRAAPYSSEALASASGWELPRVLAALTDLELDGCIARDAGLWVHRRG; this is encoded by the coding sequence GTGCCGCCCGCCTCTCCCGCTGAAATCGAAGCCCGCCTGCGTCTTCACAGTCTTCCCGAACTCGGTCCCCAGCGTTTCCGCGTATTGATCGACGCCTTTGGCAGCGCCTCTGCTGCCCTCAGTGCCCCGGCCGCCGCCTGGCGCTCGCTGCGCCTGCCCGAGGCCTGCGCCGGCCCCCGTCGCAGTGAAGAGGTGCGCAACTGCGCCGCCCGGTCACTGGCCTGGCTGGAACAGGAAGGCAACCACCTGCTGATGTGGGACGACCCCCGCTACCCCGCCCTGCTCGCCCAGCTCAACGATGCCCCGCCGCTGCTGTTCGTGCGCGGTGCCCCGGCCCTGCTCGAACGCCCGCAACTGGCCATGGTCGGCAGCCGCCGTGCCTCCCGTGCCGGGCTGGATACCGCCCACGCCTTTGCCCGCAGCCTGGCCGCCGGGGGCTTCTGCATCACCAGCGGCCTGGCCCTGGGCATCGACGGTGCCGCCCACCGGGGCGCGCTGGATGCCGGCGGGCACACGGTCGCCGTGCTCGGCACCGGGCTGGAGCGCATCTACCCGAGCCGGCACCAGGCGCTCGCGACGGCGATAGTCGAAAGCGGCGGGGCCCTGGTTTCCGAGCTGCCGCTGGACTGCGCGCCCCAGGCCAGCAACTTCCCCCGGCGCAACCGCATCATCAGCGGGCTCTCGCTGGGTGTGCTGGTGGTGGAGGCGAGCCCGTCCAGCGGCTCGCTGATCACCGCGCGCCTGGCTGTCGAGCAGGGCCGTGAGGTCTACGCCATCCCCGGCTCCATCCACCATCCCGGTGCGCGCGGTTGCCACCAGTTGATCCGCGACGGCGCCGTGCTGGTGGAGACGGTCGGGCATGTGCTCGAAGCCCTGCGTGGCTGGCAGGTGGTCGCGCCGGAACCCCGTGCTGCGCTGCTGGACCACCCGCTGCTCGACCTGCTGCGCGCCGCGCCCTACAGCAGCGAGGCCCTGGCCAGCGCCAGTGGCTGGGAGCTGCCCCGCGTACTGGCCGCGCTCACCGACCTGGAGCTCGATGGCTGCATCGCCCGTGACGCCGGGCTCTGGGTTCATCGGCGCGGTTGA